A window of Miscanthus floridulus cultivar M001 unplaced genomic scaffold, ASM1932011v1 fs_70_1_2, whole genome shotgun sequence contains these coding sequences:
- the LOC136532785 gene encoding telomerase reverse transcriptase-like, translating to MTRRRRRGGARGRVPRELQQAYGALARTLGHAVLSLLPPPPPPADTPCSAACRGRGGDGCLACRRWGYLLRDGDPVAYRNLITRAVCAVAPAGSAPAPPRYTPGNAGHSQAKLVREMIKSMMAGRAWTTTNVLSSGCRAGGQTTCVSELVSSSSWDILLHRIGDLLMCYILRHSSIFLPVKKNGFFQVTGLPLNQKPMFASMSKNQQPQSTKGKYLCYLCHNPKMSQNISGGRVNNSKVAFSSPDTSTWKFDNPKSSGSYGSAKFREPNCLIEGCNHSELPLTNGSMKCSSLDNQNPRKRKRLYSWQRHNKQKQICSEDRLSTGWSKINISRFGVHDVLLENLCAAVNDKVQFLEPTVYNDSLAMSSDVTHSHTKEPYGVLSYEKSPSSVFDIGPSQCNSKSRIQSTFPQVGLPNFMHLNNGPICFNCLMLNSSKCVSVDLLISRHAIFYSRRTSYNVFHGNHILNKRKRPDALSLIIHIFGIKGCCAKLLKCDCHLSTTTNSNSSCLSLPKLMNKLIRNSKRCQYKKLLLKHCSVNSKPAADVAKNHNGKAHFLIGGKSAYYDQAYVQLEAYSTHQQVVSFIWAVLRRIVPEPLLGNSCGKRSLRINIWKFIKLRRFEKFCLSDCIGELKVSHYSWISNIGLSDCFCSALMEKEIWLSNGSYEEKLQNLLHCWISWMFSDIVIPLVKAYFYVTERESRRYDVFYYPKTVWR from the exons atgacgcgccgccgccgccgcggtggcGCTCGGGGGAGGGTGCCCCGGGAGCTCCAGCAGGCCTACGGCGCACTCGCGCGCACTCTCGGCCACGCCGTCCTTTCgctcctcccgccgccgccgccgccggcggacaCACCCTGCTCCGCCGCCTGCCGGGGGCGCGGAGGCGACGGTTGCCTCGCGTGCCGCCGCTGGGGGTACCTCCTCCGCGATGGGGACCCGGTCGCGTACCGCAACCTCATCACCCGCGCTGTCTGCGCCGTCGCGCCGGCCGGGTCCGCACCCGCGCCGCCGCGGTACACGCCAGGGAATGCCGGGCACTCACAGGCCAAG CTCGTTCGGGAGATGATCAAGTCGATGATGGCGGGCCGGGCGTGGACGACAACGAACGTCCTCTCCAGCGGTTGCCGTGCG GGTGGCCAAACTACGTGTGTTagtgagcttgtttcttcttcATCTTGGGACATTCTCTTGCATAGG ATTGGGGATTTACTCATGTGCTATATTCTAAGGCATTCATCAATATTTTTGCCTGTTAAGAAGAACGGTTTTTTTCAAGTAACTGGCCTCCCACTCAATCAAAAGCCTATGTTTGCGAGTATGTCAAAAAATCAACAACCCCAATCCACGAAAGGAAAATACTTG TGCTATCTGTGCCATAACCCAAAGATGTCACAAAACATATCTGGAGGCCGTGTCAATAATTCAAAAGTTGCATTCTCTTCTCCAGATACCAGTACATGGAAATTTGATAATCCAAAAAGCTCTGGAAGTTATGGTTCTGCAAAATTTAGAGAACCCAATTGTTTAATTGAAGGATGCAATCACTCAGAACTTCCTTTGACTAATGGATCAATGAAGTGTTCTAGTTTAGATAATCAGAATCCTAGGAAAAGAAAAAGGCTGTACAGTTGGCAACGCCACAACAAACAGAAGCAGATTTGTTCTGAGGACAGGTTGTCAACTGGGTGGAGTAAAATAAACATCAGTCGATTTGGTGTCCATGATGTTTTATTGGAGAACTTGTGTGCTGCAGTGAATGATAAAGTGCAGTTTTTGGAACCAACGGTATATAATGATTCTTTAGCAATGAGCAGTGATGTGACTCATTCACATACTAAAGAGCCATATGGTGTATTGTCCTATGAAAAGTCACCAAGTTCTGTGTTTGATATTGGACCTTCCCAGTGTAACAGTAAATCAAGAATTCAATCTACATTCCCGCAAGTTGGACTTCCCAATTTCATGCATCTCAAT AATGGTCCCATCTGCTTCAATTGCTTAATGTTGAATTCTTCCAAATGTGTATCAGTAGATTTGCTTATATCAAGACATGCTATCTTCTACAGCAGAAGGACTTCCTATAACGTCTTCCATGGCAACC ACATATTAAACAAAAGGAAAAGACCAGATGCATTATCTCTTATAATACATATATTTGGAATCAAGGGATGCTGCGCAAAGTTATTGAAATGCGACTGCCATTTGTCTACTACAACAAATTCGAATTCCTC GTGCCTTTCGCTGCCTAAACTAATGAATAAGCTCATCAGAAATTCTAAGCGCTGCCAGTATAAGAAACTACTTCTGAAGCATTGTTCTGTCAATTCCAAG CCTGCAGCTGATGTTGCCAAGAATCATAATGGCAAGGCGCATTTTTTAATTGGAGGAAAATCGGCATACTATGATCAAGCTTATGTTCAGTTGGAGGCTTACAGTACACATCAACAAGTAGTTTCCTTCATCTGGGCAGTGTTGAGACGAATTGTACCTGAGCCGTTGCTAGGAAATTCTTGCGGCAAGAGATCTTTAAGGATAAACATTTGGAAGTTTATAAAGTTGCGCAGGTTTGAAAAATTTTGCTTGAGCGATTGTATTGGTGAGCTGAAAGTATCACATTATTCTTGGATATCAAATATTGGATTATCTGATTGCTTTTGCTCTGCTCTAATGGAGAAAGAAATTTGGTTATCAAATGGATCTTACGAGGAGAAACTTCAGAATCTTCTACATTGTTGGATTAGTTGGATGTTTTCTGATATTGTGATACCGTTAGTCAAGGCATACTTTTATGTTACAGAAAGGGAATCAAGGCGATATGATGTTTTCTATTATCCAAAGACAGTTTGGAGA
- the LOC136532783 gene encoding wax ester synthase/diacylglycerol acyltransferase 5-like, giving the protein MFHDFYIVAVLGLGKPIDLEPARAGVGATLARHPRFCSIRVMDGAEPRWVRTTVNLDDHIIVPDLDRAAITADPDKALEDYVASLSTLPMDQSRPLWEVHVLDFPTSEAACAVALRIHHALGDGTSLVSLLLACTRSAADPRALPAMPSAQPPPPPSARRKQGRRVYGAPPLPAWSAGALALAAWVLACAVLAWNTVVDVARFVAMALQLVRDPPTVFAGVEGVEFRRKRFVMRTLSLDDVKLVKQALGCTVNDVLVGVTSAALSRYHFRKLGAEQDTSRSTCFRSVLFVNLRPTSGIQELAKMMESGKHNDLKWGNRLGYIVLPFEIVRHDDPLDYVRNAKKTVDRKKHSFEAIATHMIAETVTKLFGIEVSTGLFHRMISSTTVLFSNLIGPAERIEFYGNPVTYIAPSNFGHPSALTIHWQSYMDTIKIILAVDDAQFLDSHDLLDDFAESLERLRNAASTTFKAQVKG; this is encoded by the exons ATGTTCCACGATTTCTACATCGTCGCTGTCCTCGGCCTCGGCAAGCCCATCGACTTGGAACCTGCCCGCGCCGGCGTCGGGGCCACCCTCGCGCGCCACCCCCGCTTCTGCAGCATCCGA GTGATGGACGGGGCAGAGCCGCGGTGGGTCCGCACGACGGTGAACCTggacgaccacatcatcgtccCGGACCTGGACCGCGCCGCCATCACGGCCGACCCCGACAAGGCTCTGGAGGACTACGTGGCGTCGCTGTCGACGCTCCCCATGGACCAGTCGCGGCCGCTGTGGGAGGTCCACGTGCTGGACTTCCCGACCTCCGAGGCGGCGTGCGCCGTGGCGCTCCGCATCCACCACGCGCTCGGCGACGGCACGTCGCTGGTGTCGCTCCTCCTGGCGTGCACGCGGAGCGCTGCTGACCCCAGGGCCCTGCCGGCCATGCCATCCGCgcagccgccgcctcctcccagTGCGCGGCGCAAGCAGGGCCGGCGCGTCTACGGCGCCCCGCCGCTGCCCGCGTGGTCGGCGGGTGCCCTGGCGCTCGCCGCGTGGGTCCTGGCGTGCGCCGTGCTCGCGTGGAACACCGTGGTGGACGTGGCGCGCTTCGTCGCCATGGCGCTGCAGCTGGTGCGCGACCCGCCCACCGTGTTCGCGGGCGTCGAGGGCGTCGAGTTCAGGCGCAAGCGGTTCGTCATGCGCACCCTCAGCCTCGACGACGTCAAGCTCGTCAAGCAGGCTCTCGGCTGT ACGGTAAATGACGTGCTAGTGGGGGTGACGTCTGCTGCTCTGTCACGGTATCACTTCCGGAAGCTAGGTGCTGAGCAAGACACAAGCAGAAGCACATGCTTTAGATCGGTCCTTTTTGTCAATCTAAGGCCAACATCCGGCATACAA gaaCTGGCTAAGATGATGGAGTCTGGTAAGCACAATGACTTGAAATGGGGAAACAGGCTTGGCTACATCGTGCTCCCGTTCGAGATTGTGAGGCACGATGACCCTCTCGACTACGTCCGCAACGCAAAGAAGACTGTGGATAGGAAGAAACATTCGTTCGAAGCGATCGCCACTCACATGATTGCTGAAACTGTCACCAAACTTTTCGGCATCGAG GTATCAACTGGTCTCTTCCACCGTATGATATCTAGTACCACCGTGCTGTTCTCCAACTTGATTGGTCCTGCCGAACGAATCGAGTTCTACGGGAACCCAGTTACCTACATTGCACCAAGCAACTTTGGGCATCCATCG GCGCTGACTATACATTGGCAAAGTTACATGGATACTATAAAGATTATACTTGCTGTGGATGACGCACAGTTTCTAGATTCTCACGACCTCCTGGATGATTTTGCCGAATCCCTGGAAAGATTAAGAAATGCAGCATCAACAACGTTTAAAGCACAAGTCAAAGGTTGA